The following are encoded in a window of Armatimonas rosea genomic DNA:
- a CDS encoding glutaminyl-peptide cyclotransferase → MFKQPPVYGFKVVNTYPHDTAAFTEGLELHNGLLYESTGLEGKSWIGIRTIENPKYQKTVSIDPQYFGEGMTIFGDKLYQLTWKNHKGFIRDKNTLKELGTFSYQGEGWALTHNDTHLIMSDGTATIRFFDPKAPGKSVKSIRVTNNGRAVTQINELEWVKGEIFANIWQTDYIIRINPSSGVVTGIIDLTGLLPGQEDVLNGIAYDAKADRLFVTGKLWSKLFEIKLIKR, encoded by the coding sequence ATGTTCAAGCAGCCCCCGGTCTATGGTTTTAAAGTCGTCAATACCTACCCCCACGATACAGCAGCCTTCACCGAGGGGCTGGAGCTCCACAACGGCCTCCTCTACGAGAGCACGGGCCTAGAGGGCAAGTCCTGGATCGGGATCCGCACGATTGAGAACCCCAAGTACCAGAAGACCGTCAGCATCGACCCACAGTACTTCGGCGAGGGCATGACCATCTTCGGCGACAAGCTCTACCAGCTCACCTGGAAGAACCACAAGGGCTTTATCCGCGACAAGAACACCCTCAAAGAGCTGGGAACCTTCAGCTACCAGGGCGAGGGCTGGGCGCTCACCCACAACGACACGCACCTCATCATGAGCGATGGCACCGCGACCATCCGCTTCTTCGATCCCAAGGCCCCCGGCAAGAGTGTCAAGAGCATCCGTGTCACCAACAACGGCAGAGCCGTCACGCAGATCAACGAGCTGGAGTGGGTCAAGGGCGAGATCTTCGCCAATATCTGGCAGACCGACTACATCATCCGCATCAACCCCAGCAGCGGCGTGGTCACCGGGATTATCGACCTGACCGGCCTGCTCCCCGGCCAGGAAGATGTCCTCAACGGAATCGCCTACGATGCCAAGGCCGACCGGCTCTTTGTGACCGGCAAGCTCTGGAGCAAGCTCTTCGAGATCAAGCTGATAAAACGGTAG
- a CDS encoding DegT/DnrJ/EryC1/StrS family aminotransferase — MTVPMADLPAQYTALKPELDAAIARVMSTGGFILGPTVTACETQVAALCGAKHGIGVGNGTDALLLSLMALGIGPGDEVITPPFTFVATVETVVLLGATPVFADIDPVHFTLDPADVARKLTPRTKAIVPVHLFGQLADMEGLRAFGLPLIGDGAQAIGAAQHGQEVAQWSELTTLSFYPTKNLGAAGDGGMILTNDDALAARLRLLHFHGSGGKYDYHLVGVCSRLDALQAAILNVKLPHLATWNEARRTNAAFYDQALADIEGLVLPKTRAGNVHTFHQYTVRVPNGTRAPLKAFLAERGIATGIFYPVALHLAPAYAERFGGKLGDHPESERACEEVLSLPIFPELSEAQRVSVVESIHAFFGG, encoded by the coding sequence ATGACGGTTCCCATGGCGGACCTGCCCGCTCAGTACACCGCACTCAAGCCCGAGCTCGATGCCGCCATCGCTCGGGTGATGTCCACGGGTGGCTTCATCCTCGGCCCGACAGTCACCGCGTGCGAGACCCAGGTCGCCGCCCTCTGTGGGGCTAAGCACGGGATCGGGGTGGGCAATGGCACCGATGCGCTCCTGCTCTCCCTCATGGCCCTCGGGATCGGCCCCGGCGACGAGGTCATCACCCCGCCCTTTACGTTTGTGGCGACAGTCGAGACCGTGGTCTTGCTCGGAGCAACACCGGTCTTTGCCGATATCGACCCGGTGCACTTCACCCTCGACCCTGCCGATGTCGCCCGGAAGCTCACGCCCCGCACCAAGGCCATTGTCCCCGTCCACCTCTTTGGCCAGCTCGCCGACATGGAGGGGCTCCGCGCCTTTGGCCTGCCCCTGATCGGCGATGGCGCGCAGGCAATCGGGGCGGCGCAGCACGGCCAAGAGGTCGCGCAGTGGAGCGAGCTGACCACGCTCTCGTTCTACCCCACCAAGAACCTCGGCGCGGCGGGCGATGGCGGGATGATTCTCACCAACGACGATGCCCTGGCGGCGCGGCTCCGGCTGCTCCACTTCCATGGCTCCGGCGGCAAGTACGACTACCACCTGGTCGGGGTCTGCTCGCGCCTGGATGCGCTCCAGGCGGCGATCCTCAATGTCAAGCTGCCCCACCTGGCCACCTGGAACGAAGCGCGCCGCACCAATGCCGCCTTCTACGACCAAGCGCTCGCCGATATCGAGGGCCTCGTGCTTCCTAAAACGCGGGCGGGCAATGTCCACACCTTCCACCAGTACACCGTTCGTGTCCCCAACGGCACCCGTGCACCTCTCAAGGCGTTTCTCGCCGAGCGTGGGATCGCGACCGGTATCTTCTATCCGGTGGCCCTGCACCTGGCCCCCGCCTACGCCGAGCGCTTCGGTGGAAAGCTCGGCGACCATCCTGAGTCCGAGCGCGCCTGTGAGGAAGTTCTCTCCCTGCCGATCTTCCCGGAACTCTCCGAAGCACAGCGCGTCTCTGTAGTAGAGAGTATCCACGCCTTCTTTGGAGGATAA